The genomic stretch TGCGATCAGAAATTTGATCCGCTCGGTATGGTCGGCGGCATACAGCGCGATGGCGAACCCTTCGGCCGCCGACGCATAATATCCGACCAGAACGGAATCATAGTCCCATTGCTCATGCAGGCGGGTGAAGTCGATCACCCACTCGCGCGAAATCTTGCCCTTGATCAGGTGAACCGCGACCCCCTCCATCTGGGTGCCGATCATACCGGCGATCTTCACGGGCATGGCTGTTCCTCCCATCCGGGGCGACTGCTGCGCCAATGATCCGAATGAAACCTGCAATGATCCCCGAAAGCAAGAGCTTGGCGCCCATGCACTAATTGAACGCCAAGCCGCCGCTCATCGCCACCGTCTGGCCGGTCATGTAGGGATTGTCGAGCAGCATCATGACGGCCTGGGCGACTTCATCCGCCTTGCCGAAGCGGCCGAGCGGAACCCGGCTGACCAGACCTTGCTGCCCCTTCATCATATCCGTCTCTATCAAGGAGGGCGCCACCGCGTTGACGGTAATGCCTTCCTTGACCAGGCGCGCGGCATAGCCGCGGGTCAGCCCTTCGATACCGGCCTTCGAGGCGTTGTAGTGCGCTCCGATCGAACCGGCGCCGCGGGCGGCGCCCGACGATATATTGACGATGCGGCCCCATCGCTTCGCGCGCATCGTCGGCAGCACCGCCTGGGTGCACAGAAAAACCGACTTCAGGTTCACCGCGATCGTGCGATCGAAGTCGGCTTCCGAGAGATCGTCGATCCCGCGGGTGATGGCGATGCCGGCGTTGTTGACGAGGATGTCGACCGGCCCGAGTTCGGAATTTACCCGCTGGACCATCTGTGCCACGGCGTCGGCTTGAGAAACGTCCGCGGCGATCGCGATGGCCTTTCCGCCGGTTCCACCAATGCTTTTCACCAATCCATTGGCTTCGTTGGTGCGCTCGCGATAATTGATGGCAACGGCGACGCCGGCATCCGCCAGCCTTCGCACGATCGCAGCCCCAATCCCGCGCGAGCCCCCGGTCACCAGCGCCACCCGTCCGCGCAAGGTTTCTGTCGTCATCGGCATCACCAATTCGTTGTGCATTCGATATTAGGCGTCGGCAGTCCCGCGGCAAAACAAAAAGCCGGCCGCAATGTGCGACCGGCTTTCTGTTGTCAACGCCGGTTCGGCGTTCAGTGCCCGGCAGGCGCCGAGTAGCCGCCGGAATAGCGGTACGCGTCGGACAGTGCGGCCGGAGCCGGCCAAGCCGCGTAGGCATCGGCGTTGCGGTTCTGCTGGTGGGTCGCGACCGCGCGGTCCGCTTTGCCATGATGACGCTGCGCGGCCGCGGCGAATTGCACCGACGTCGCAACGATCAAGGCCGAGCCGAGAATGGTGAGGATGGTCTTGCGCATTTTAGTTCTCCCTTTTGCGCTTTTCGCTGGCGAGGCAAACGCGCCTTCGCGTGTCAGCGCTGCTCCAGAGATAACGATGGCCGGCGTGGATTATTACGACCCCGCCAATCACGAAGCGGCGAGCAAATTTCTTGATCAAAAATATTTTCGGCTAAATATTCAGCAGCGGCTGTCGTCAGTCTGTAATAGACTGGCTGTGACCGATCCGGTTCGATCAGGGAATACCTGTGTTGCGAGTGAGGCCGATGAAGAAGATTTTGCTGGTCATTCTCCTGATGACGTCGCCTGCCTGGGCGCAGACTCAATTGACGCCCAAGGCGACGGCGCCCAAGGGCGCGTCGGCGCGCGTGGTCGACGACTGCGCTCCGATCGGGCGGACCGCGAAGGGCGAACTGGTCTACTCGATCAAGTGCGACAATTTGCCGGCGCCGCCACCGCCGCCGCCACAGGCCGAAGCGCCGGCGCCGCCCCCGGAACCCGAGGTGCAGCGGAGCGGCATTTTCGGCTGGTCCTATGACCGCCGGCAATAGAGCGATCGCGGCGGGCCGCCGCTGAAAACCTGCCTTTGGGGCTAGAATGGTCCTTGCTTCGGCTAATTCCGGCTGCAATGGATATTGCCGACCCCCTTTCGCAAGCCCTCCAAGCCCACTATGAGAAGAAGATATCGATGAGCCAGTTGATTGTCCGCGCCGGCGAGTTCACCTTCCAGGCCCGTTTCGAAGAACAGCTGGCGCCCAAGACCGTCACGGCGTTTCGCAAAGCCATGCCGTTCGAGAGCCAGGCGATCCATGTCCGCTGGAGCGGCGAGGGGGTCTGGATGCCGCTCGGCGATCTTGATTTCGGCGTTTCCTATGAAAACCACACCAGCTATCCCGCGCCCGGCCAGATCATTCTTTATCCCGGCGGCATCAGCGAGACCGAGATCCTGCTCGCCTATGGCGGCGTGCACTTCGCCAGCAAGATGGGCCAGCTCGCCGGCAATCATTTCATCACGCTCACTTCGGGCTTGGAAAATCTGACCGCATTCGGCAAGACCGTGCTGTGGAAGGGCGCGCAGAAAATCCGCTTCGAGGAAGTCTAGGTGGCTGAGGTCGGTTACCCGCGCGATCTCCGCGGCTACGGCCGCAACCCGCCCGATCCGAAATGGCCGGGCAACGCGCGCGTCGCCGTGCAGTTCGTAGTGAATTTCGAAGAGGGCGGCGAGAACAACATTTTGCACGGCGACCGCGCCTCGGAGGCGTTCTTGTCCGACGTGCTGGGCGCACAGCCCTGGCCCGGCCAGCGCCATGCCAACATCGAGTCGATGTTCGAATATGGTTCGCGCGCCGGCTTCTGGCGGCTGTGGCGGATATTCGGCGAACGCCAACTGCTGACCACCGTGTTTGGTGTCGCCACTGCATTGAAGCGCAATCCCGAAGTGGTCGCGGCCATGAAGGAGGCCGGGTGGGATATCGCCAGCCACAGCCTGAAATGGATCGAGCACAAGGACATGTCGGAAGTCGAGGAGCGCCGGGAGATCGTCGAGGCGATCCGCGTGCATACCGAGGCGACAGGCGCCCGTCCGCTCGGATGGTACACCGGGCGCTCGTCGATCAATACGCTGAGATTCTTGATGGAAGCCGGCGGCTTGCTTTATCTCTGCGACTCTTATGCCGACGATCTGCCGTACTGGATCAAGGCGCCATCCGCTGGCCCGCATCTGGTCATTCCTTACACGCTCGACGCCAACGACATGCGTTTTGTCAACGCGCAGGGCTTTGGCGGCGGCGATCAGTTCTTCACCTATCTCAAGGACAGCTTTGATGTCCTCTATGCCGAGGGCGAGACCTCGCCGAAGATGATGTCGATCGGGCTGCATTGTCGCGTCGTCGGCCGCCCCGGCCGCGCGGCGTCCCTGATGCGGTTTCTCGATTACATCATGAAGCATGAGCGGGTCTGGGTACCGACGCGGCTGCAGATCGCGCAGCACTGGCACGCCAATCTCGGGCATCTCGCCGCCAACGCCTTCGACATCGGACAGTGAAAGCGCGAAATGATTCAGAAAACGCTCGCCGATCTGAATGCCTGCAGCAAGGACGAATTCGTCGCAGCGCTCGCGAACATCTTCGAGTATTCGCCATGGATCGCCGAACAGGCGGCGTCAGCGCGGCCGTTCGCGGGCGTCAATGCGTTATTCGCGGCCATGAAGGCGGTGGTCGATCGCGCGCCCTCCGAATTGCGGTTGGCGCTGATCAAGGGGCATCCTGATCTCGCCAACAAGACCCAGCGCGCCGGGGGCCTGACCGCGGAATCCAGCGACGAGCAGAACAGCGTCGGCCTCGACCGGTTGTCGGATGCCGAATATGACGCGTTCGAGCGCGTCAACAACGCCTATCGCTCAAAATTCGGTTTTCCCTATGTCGTCTGCGTTCGCCGCCACACCAAGGATTCCATCCTGCGCGATTTCGAACGCCGGCTGCCGAACGACGCGAACACGGAAACGCAGGCCTCGGTCGCGGAAATCTGCCGGATCGCGGCGCTGCGGCTCGATCAACTGGTGACGTCGGACGACCGGCTCGCGGTGCACGGGCGGCTGTCGACCCATGTGCTGGATACCCATAGCGGCAAGCCTGCTGCCGGGATCGCAGTCGAACTCGTCGAATTGTCCGACCTCGGCGTCAGCCGCGTGGTGACGCGCACCGTCACCAACAGCGACGGCCGCACCGATCAGCCCTTGATCGGCGGCCGTCCGGTACCGATCGGGCGTTACGAATTGGTGTTCAGCGTCGGGAAATACTTCGCCGCACGGCAGGTGCCGATGTCGGATCCGCCGTTCCTCGATCAGATTCCGCTGCGCTTTTCGGTGAGCGATCCCGAGGGCCATCTCCACGTGCCGCTATTGGTCACGCCATGGAGCTACGCCACGTATCGGGGGAGCTGAATGTCTCTATGCCTCATCCGATGGCACGAAGGTTGCTCATTATTGGCTCGTAACGGGTGACGAAATCCCGCGAATTTACCGCTGAACTGGAGGCTCTCGCGTGCCGCTGATCAAGAACAGATATGGGAAGGGCCGCGTCCGCGTGATGCGGATTCATCGCGATGGCGACAAGCACGAGGTCAGCCAGCTCAACATCAAGGCGATGATCGAAGGCGATTTTGCCCGCGCCTACACCCACGGCGACAATTCCACTTCGGTCTCGACCGACACCATCAAGAACGTGGTCAACATCGTCGCCCGCGAAAACACCGGGCTCTGCACCGAAGAATTCTGCCAGGTGCTGGCGAAGAAATATCTCGACAACTACCCGCGGATTTCATCGGTCGCGATCACCGCGCATGAGACGAAATGGAGCCGCCTGAGCTTTGGTGGCAAGCCGAATCCGCACAGCTTTGTGCTCGACAGCAACGGCAAGCCGTTCGTCGAGGCGACGCTTGCCCGCGATGGTGCCTCGACGCTGATTTCGGGCATCGACGGCTTTACCTTCATGAAGTCGACCCAGTCGGGCTGGGAGAATTACGTGAAGGATCGCTACACCACGATTCCGCCGACTGGCGACCGGATGTGCGCAACCTCCATGGTAGCGTCCTGGAAATGGTCGGGTAAGCCGCAAAAGTATTCCGCCATCAACGTGAAGATACTCGACACGGTGCTGGAAGTGTTCTCGACCACCTACAGCATGAGCGTTCAGGACAGCCTGTACCGGATGGGCGAGGCGGCGCTCGCGGCGGTGCCGGAGATTTCCGAAATCAGCATGGCCTGCCCGAATATGCATTTCATCCCGATCAACCTGTCGGCGTTCGGGCTCGATAACCACAACGATGTGTTCCTGCCGACCGATGAGCCGCACGGCCAGATCGAATGCACGGTAGGGCGGGGCTAGGTTCGCTCTCCCGGCGTCATTGCGAGCGAAGCGAAGCAATCCATAGGGCCGCAAAACAAGTGTGGATTGCTTCGTCGCTTCGCTCCTCGCAATGACGGCGGTGGTGAGGCCTACGAATCCTTGCCACCAAATTTCTCATGCAACGCCGGCCACAGCCGGTCCGGCTTGAACGGCGTTGCCGTAAAGCGGATGCCGGTGGCGTCGGCGATCGCGTTACCGAGCGCGGCGGCGACGGGATTGTACGGGCTTTCGCTCATCGATTTGGCGCCCATCGGCCCCAATGTGTCCGAGGTGTCGGCGAACAATACTTCGGTGCGCGGAACGTCGGCGAAAGACGGCAGATGATAATCGCGGAATTTGGGATTGACCACGCGGCCGCCCTCATCGATCAGCATCTCCTCGTACAGCGCGGCGCCGAGCGATTGGGCGACGCCGCCTTCGACCTGGCCGCGGCATTGCATGGGATTGGCGACCCGGCCGGCGTCGGCGGCCTGCACGCTCTTCAATATCCTGATCTCGCCGGTAGCCTCGTTCACGGCGACACGGAAGCCCTGCACATTGAAGGCGACCGAGCGCGGCGTCCCCTCAGAGGTGCCGGTTGCGACCAGCGTTGTTCCCCCGACTTTTGCGGCTTCGGCTAGTTCGGCAAAGGACAGGCGGTGTTTGCCGCAAACCACGCTCTCGTTCTGGATGGCGCAAGCGGCGGGATCGGCTCCGGCGATCTGCGACGCGAGCGCCTTGAGGTCGCGCGCGAGATTTTCCGAAGCCGCCTGCGTCGCGCGCCCGGCCACAAAGGTGCCGGCGCTACCATAGGCGCCGGTGTCGTGGCCGCCATGGGCGGTGTCGGATTGCCGCAGGTGGATGCGATCGACCGTGGTCGCCAGGGCGGTCGCGGCGATCTGGCGATGCACCGTAGAGGTGCCATTGCCGAACTCCGCCGTGCCGACCGTCAATTCGAACCCGCCATCGTCTCGCAGCGAAATCTTGCAGTCGGCCAAATGTCCTTCGGGCGGGACGGTGTCGATCATGGTCAGCGCGATGCCGTCGCCGATCAGCCACTCGGCGGAGAGCGCGGTGTCAGCCGTCTCGGCGGCCATCGCGCGCTCGACCAGATCGAGGCACTGGTCCAGCCCGTAGGAGCCGTAGAGCACGTCGGTATGTTCGGGGCCGGGCGGCGAGCGCATGGGATCGCCGGGTTTGACGATGTTGCGGCGGCGGATTTCGAACGGGCTGATGCCGAGCTGTCTTGCAAGTTCGTCGATCGCCGCTTCCACCGCGATCAGCGTTTGCGGCAGGCCATAGCCGCGGAAGGCGCCTGACGGCACGGTGTTGGTATAGGCGGCGACGGCATCGACCTTCTTGTTCGGGCAATTATAGACGCCGATGCATTCGCCGACGGCGTGGAACAGCACCGGGCCGGCATGGTTGCCATAGGCGCCGGTGTTGGAGAGCACGTCGAGCTGCAGCGCGGTCAGTTTTCCGTTGTTGTCGGCGCCGGCCTTCACGGTGACGCGCATCGGATGCCGCGTCGAGGTCGCGATGAACTGTTCCTCGCGGGTGAGTTCGAATTTTACAGGGCGTCCGGTCTTGATCGCGGCGAGCGCCAGGATATCCTCGACGAACATCTCCTGTTTGCCGCCGAAGCCGCCGCCGACCCGTTCGCAGAACACCCGCACCTTGTCGGGCGCGAGATCGAAAATCTCCGCCAGCGCGCGCCGCGTCAGGAATGGCACCTGCGTGCTGGAGCGAACGTTCAGGACGCCCTTGGCGTCGACCCAGGCAAGACCGCCATGGGTTTCCAGGGCGGCATGCTGGACCCGCTGGGTGGTGAAGGTGCCCTCATAGGTCGCGGCCGCCTGCGCCAGCGCGGTGGCGACGTCGCCATATTCGCCGTGCCTTTCCGCGACGATATTGCGTTTGGCATTGGTGACGCGATGCTCCGGCGTCTTGTCGGGATGGATGACGGGCGCGCCCGGCGCAATCGCCTCTGCGGGATCGACCACGGCGGGGAGAATTTCGTAGGCGACCTTGAGGCGGCGGCAGCCTTCCTCGGCGGCGGCCTCGGTCTCCGCAACGACCGCGGCAACCTTCTGCCCGATGAAGCGGACGACATTGTCGAGCACGCGGGTGTCGTCGGGATCCATCCAGACCCTCTCGTGCCGCGCGGTCGAGAACAGGCGATCCGGCGAATCCTCATGCGTCAGTACCGCGTGCACACCGGGGACGCTCAGCGCCGCATTCTTGTCGATCGAGATGATTTTGGCGTGCGGATGCGGCGAGCGCAGCATCTTGATGTGCAGCAGGCCTTCGATATCCGTATCGAACGTGTAGCGCGCCGCGCCGCGCACCACCTGCGGTCCCGCGGGCGCCGGCAGGCTGCGGCCGAACGCGCCGCCTGCAGTAGCGTCCTCGATATTGGTCTTGCCATCGAGCGCGTCTTCGATCGAACGATAGCCGGTGCAGCGGCAGATATTGCCTTTCAGCGCGGCGCCGAGATCCTGTCGCTGCGCCTGGTTCAGCGAGGCGCAGGTCAGGATCATGCCGGCGGTGCAGAAGCCGCACTGAAACCCCTGCGCATCGACGAAGGCCTGCTGCATCGGATGGGTACCGCCGTCGGGTGCCAGCCCTTCGATGGTGGTGATGGCGTGGCCGTCGGCGCGGAACGCCGGGATCAGGCAGCTATGCACGGGCTCGCCGTCGATCAGCACGGTGCAGGCGCCGCAGTCGCCGGCATCGCAGCCTTTCTTGACGCCGAAATGGCCGAGCTGGCGCAGAAATGTCCGCAGGCATTGGCCGGCCCGCGGGCTTTCGGAAAATTCCTTGCCATTGATCTCGAAGGTCATGGCAGCGCCTGCAATTCGCTGCGGATTTCCTGCGCCAGCCGCTGCGTCATGGCCTTGCGCCACATCGGCTTACCGTGGATGTCGGTGTGGTAGAGGCCGTCGGGAATCCGCTGCAGGATCGTTTCGCGCAGCTCTTCTGGTTTTGGCATTCCCGCAAAGGACAGCTTTACCGGCCGCGCGGTGGCCGCGGTGATAACAAGCACAAAATCACCTTCGCTCGTGACGCTGCCGATCAGCAGCGCCGCCGACCGGCCGACCGGTGTCAGCGAGATCTGGCGAAACGCCGAACGGCGTTTCAGCGCCGCCAGCGGAATATCGATTTGCCGCAGCAGATCGCCCGGCGCCAGCACATTGCGCTGATCGCCGGCGACGAAGTCGGCGACGGCAACTTTCCGCTCGCCGCCGCCGGCCTGCCAGATCGTGCAGACGCCGTCGAGCGCCGATGTCAGCGAGATCATGGGACCTGCCGGCAACGACATGCAGATGTTGCCGCCGACGGTCGCCGTCTTCCAGATCTTGAAGGAGGCCAGAAACGCCCGGCAGCACTGGTTGATCAAGGGCGAAGCGATCCATTCCGGCGGGCAGGCCAGCGCATCGAGCTGCGCCACGGTGCAGGTCGCCGCAACGCTGAGCCCGGACTCGCCGATGGTCAGCGCCGGCCATTTGAAATCGGTGAGGTCGATCAACCGGGTCAGATGGACCTGTGGCTCCGAGAACAGCCAGGTCCCGCCCGCGAGCCAAGCGTCGCCGGCCGTCCAAACGGGCAATTGCGCCCGCGAGGTCGGATGCGCAACTTCATTGATGGTATTCAAATCCATAGATACGCCAACGCTTTCAACACGATGCATCTCAGCCTATGAAGTCTTGCAAGACCAGCGCCAATTGTCACGGGGCTTGCGATGTTCTTTGAATTGCAGGGACGGTTAAGCTGATCGTTCTGCAATTCGGTATCCCAAGGAAAGTTCGGAGCATGGACCCCACGCGGGCAATCTGGATCAAGGATCCACTGGCCATCCTCGCCGATGGAGCGGAACGCGGCATTGTCGTCCAGAACGGCAGGATCGTCGAACTGGTGCCGAAAGGCGGCCAGCCCAGGACATCGGCGGTTTTCTTCGAGGCCGGCGACCATGTGGTGCTGCCGGGGCTGATCAACACCCATCATCATTTCTACCAGACGCTGACGCGGGCGGTGCCGGCGGCGCTGGATCGCGAGCTGTTTCCCTGGTTGCAGGCGCTTTATCCGGTCTGGGCGCGGCTGACGCCGGATGCCCTCAATCTCGGCGTCACCGTGGCGATGTCGGAATTGCTGCTGTCGGGCTGCACCACCACCACCGATCATCATTACGTCTTTCCGGCCGGGCTCGAGGACGCCGTCGATATCGAGGTGGCCGCGGCCAAGCGGCTCGGCATTCGCGTGCTGCTGACGCGCGGTTCGATGAACCGTTCGCAGCGCGACGGCGGCCTGCCGCCCGACAGCGTGGTGCAGGACGAAGACACGATCCTGGCCGACAGCGCGCGCGTGGTCGCAAAGCATCATCAGCGTGGCGCGGACGCCATGGTGCAGATCGCGCTGGCGCCATGTTCGCCGTTCTCGGTGACGACCTCGCTGATGCGCGCGACCGCAGACCTTGCCGACAAGCTCGACGTCCGCCTGCATACCCATCTGGCGGAAACCGAGGACGAGAACAAATTCTGCGAGCAGATGCACGGCTGCCGGCCGCTGGATTACCTCGATCAATGCGGCTGGCTCAACGCGCGGACCTGGCTGGCGCATGGCATCCACTTCAACGCCGACGAGATGAAACGGCTGGGCAAGGCCAGGACCGCCATCAGCCACTGCGCCTGCAGCAACCAGTTGCTGGCCTCCGGCTGCTGTCCGGTCTGCGAGATGGAAGAGGCGGGGGTTTCGATCGGGCTCGGCGTCGACGGCTCGGCCTCGAACGACGGATCCAATCTGATGCAGGAGGTGCGGGTCGCGTTCCTGCTGCAACGGGCGCGCTACGGCGTCGGCCGCATCAGCCACAAGGACGCGCTGCGCTGGGCCACCCGGGGCTCGGCGGCCTGTGTCGGCCGTCCCGAGCTCGGCGAGATCGCGGTCGGCAAGGCGGCCGATCTGGCGCTGTTCAAGCTTGACGAATTGCGTTTCTCCGGCCACGGCGATCCCTTGGCGGCGCTGGTGCTGTGTGGCGCGCATCGGGCCGACCGGGTGATGGTCGGCGGCAACTGGGTGGTGATGGACGGCGCGATTCCCGGGCTTGATATGCCCGACCTGATCCGCCGCCACAGCGCCGCGGCGCATGCGATGCAGGTGGGGTGACGGCCGGTGCGCTCCCTCGCCCCGCCCTTGCGGGGAGAGGGTTGGGGTGAGGGGCTCTCTCCCAACTTCGATGGTAATGGTTTGGAAAGCCGCAGTCTTCTGGAAGCGTCGACGGCGCAAGCATAGTGCCTCGCCCCTCACCCGGATCGCTACGCGATCCGACCTCTCCCCGCTTTTGCGGGGAGAGGTGAAGAGAAGCCGGCCTTACTTGCCGGGAATCTTGTCGTCGATGCCCTTGACGTAGAAGTTCATGCCGAGCACCTGACCGTCGTCGAGATGGGTGCCGCCCTTGCACTCGACTTCCTTGCCGTCCTGGCCCACGACCGGACATTTGAACGGGAGCAGCTTGCCGTCGATGATGGCTGCTTCGGTATCCATCGCCAGCTTCTTCACGTCGTCGGGCATGTTGGTGTAGGGCGCCATGACGACCATTTTCGATTTCAACCCGCCCCAGGTGTCTTCCGAGGTCCACTTGCCGTCGAGTTCGGCCTTGACCCGGTCGATGTAGTAGGGCGCCCAGTTGTCCATGATCGAGGTCAGCTGCGTCTTCGGTCCGAACTTGATCATTTCGGAATCCTGGCCGAACGCCAGCTTGCCGCGCTCGGAGGCGATCTGCATCGCCGCCGGACTGTCGGTGTGCTGCATGATCACGTCGGCGCCCTGGTCGAGCAGCGCCTTGGCGGCGTCGGCTTCCTTGCCGGGATCGAACCAGGTGTTCGCCCAGATGATCTTGACCTTGATGTTGGGATTGACGGTCTGGGCGCCAAGGATGGTGGCGTTGATGCCCATGACGACTTCCGGGATCGGGAACGAGCCGATGTAGCCCAGCACGCCGGCTTTCGACATCTTGCCGGCGATAACGCCCTGAATGTAGCGGCCCTCGTAGAACCGGCCGTTATAGATCGACATGTTCTTGTCGCGCTTGAAGCCGGTGGCGTGCTCGAAATGCACGTTGGGATATTTCTTGGCCACCTTCAGCGTCGGATCCATGTAGCCGAACGAGGTGGTGAAGATCAGTTTGTTGCCGGCGCGCACCAGCTGTTCGATGGAGCGCTCGGCATCGGGACCCTCGCTGACGTTTTCGAGATAGGTGGTCTCGATCTTGTCGCCGAATTCCTTGACCAGTGCCTGGCGCGCAAGGTCATGCTGGTAGGTCCAGCCGAAATCGCCGACCGGACCAAGATAGATGAAGCCGACTTTGAGCTTTTCGGCGGCGGAAGCGCCGAACATGCTTGCTCCGGCGGTGAGCATCACTGCGGTCGCCGCAATGAGAATTTTTCTCATGGATATCTCCGGTTTACTTAAGGGGTTGAATGTCACTCCCGATGCGCCCGCGCCCCATCGCGCGCGCTCCGGTATGTTTTATCGATCGGGCACGAACACCGTCCCCAGCGCCGCGGGCGCCGTCGAGCCGCCGGTCCGCGCGCGCGAAATCAGGACGAGAACGATCACGGTCGCGAGATACGGCAAGGACGACATGAATTGCGAGGGTATGCCGACGCCCCAGCCCTGGGCATGCAGTTGCAGGATCGTGACGGCGCCGAACAGATAGGCGCCGACCACGAGGCGGCCCGGCCGCCATGACGCAAACACCACGAGCGCCAGCGCGATCCAGCCGCGCCCGGCGGTCATGCCCGGAATGAAGAACGGCGTATAGGCCAGCGGTAGATAGGCGCCGGCGAGGCCTGCGCAGGCGCCGCCGAACATCACCGCGAACATTCTTATTTTGAGTACCGGATATCCCAGCGCATGCGCCGAAACATGATTGTCGCCGACCGCCCGCAACACCAGTCCGGCGCGGGTCCGATACAGAAACAGCCAGACGGAGACGACCAGCGCCAGCGAGAGATAGACGAAGGCGTCCTCGCCGAACAGGATGCGCCCGACCAGCGGGATATCGGTCAGGACGGGAAGGTGAAGATGCGGCGCGGGGCTAATCCGCTCGCCGACGAAGCCGGCGCCGATCAGGCCAGACAGCCCGATGCCGAGGATGGTGAGCGCAAGACCGGTCGCGACCTGATTGACGGCAAGGCCCAGCGTCATCATGGCAAAGACCAGCGACAGCAAGGTGCCCGCGACAATGCCGCAGAGCGCGCCGATGATGATCGAACCGGTGAGCCAGGCGCCGCCGAAGCCGCAGGCAGCGCCGACGATCATCATACCCTCGACGCCGAGGTTGAGGACGCCGGCGCGCTCGGTCACGAGTTCGCCGGTGGCCGCCAGCAACAGCGGCGTGGAAGCCGCCAGCACCGCCAGGATGATGGCCTCAATGAGCTCCATCAGGCCACCTGTCGCGACGCGAAAATGAGCCGGAAGCGGTAGAGAATGAGGGAATCGCAGGCGAGCACGTAGAACAGCAGGATGCCCTGGAAGACCTTGGTGACGTCCAACGGGATTTTCATTGCGATCTGGGCCTGCTCGCCGCCGATGAAGGTAAGTGCGAGGAAGAGTCCTGCAATTAATATTCCAACCGGGTTCAGCCGCCCGAGGAAGGCGACGATGATCGCGGTGAAGCCGTAACCTGGCGAGATGCCCGGCTGCAGATGCCCGACGGGACCGGCGACCTCGATGATCCCGGCCATCCCGGCCAGCGCGCCCGAGATCGCGAAGGTCAGGAGGACCAACTGGTTGGAGTTGAAACCGCCGAAGCGCGCCGCGCGCGGTGCGGCGCCGACGACACGGATTTCGAAGCCTTTGATGGTCTTGCCGAGCAGCACCGCTCCGGCGGCGACCACGACAAGCGCGATGATGGCGCCGAGATGCAGCCGGCCGCCCTCGATCAGCACGGGAACGGTCGCGACCGGATCGAATTCGGCCGTGGTCGGGAAGTTGAAGCCGGCCGGATCGCGCCATGGGCCGCGGACGAGATAATCCAGAAAGAGATCGGCGACATAGACCAGCATCAGGCTGGTGAGGATTTCGCTGGCGCCGAATTTGACCTTGCACAGCGCCGGGATCAGGGCATAGAGCGCGCCGGCCGCAGCCCCCAGCAGCAGCATCGCCGGCAGCACCCAAGGGCCGGCGCCGGTGCCCTGCGTCTTCACCGCAAGCCAGCTTCCGGCCACCGCACCGATCAGGAACTGGCCTTCGGCGCCGATGTTCCAGGCATTGGCGAGGTAGCAGAGCGATAGACCAATGGCGATCATCACCAGCGGCGTCGCCTTCACCGCGATCTCCTGCAGCGAATAGCTGTCGGTCAGGGGATCGATG from Bradyrhizobium sp. Ash2021 encodes the following:
- a CDS encoding molybdopterin cofactor-binding domain-containing protein, with protein sequence MTFEINGKEFSESPRAGQCLRTFLRQLGHFGVKKGCDAGDCGACTVLIDGEPVHSCLIPAFRADGHAITTIEGLAPDGGTHPMQQAFVDAQGFQCGFCTAGMILTCASLNQAQRQDLGAALKGNICRCTGYRSIEDALDGKTNIEDATAGGAFGRSLPAPAGPQVVRGAARYTFDTDIEGLLHIKMLRSPHPHAKIISIDKNAALSVPGVHAVLTHEDSPDRLFSTARHERVWMDPDDTRVLDNVVRFIGQKVAAVVAETEAAAEEGCRRLKVAYEILPAVVDPAEAIAPGAPVIHPDKTPEHRVTNAKRNIVAERHGEYGDVATALAQAAATYEGTFTTQRVQHAALETHGGLAWVDAKGVLNVRSSTQVPFLTRRALAEIFDLAPDKVRVFCERVGGGFGGKQEMFVEDILALAAIKTGRPVKFELTREEQFIATSTRHPMRVTVKAGADNNGKLTALQLDVLSNTGAYGNHAGPVLFHAVGECIGVYNCPNKKVDAVAAYTNTVPSGAFRGYGLPQTLIAVEAAIDELARQLGISPFEIRRRNIVKPGDPMRSPPGPEHTDVLYGSYGLDQCLDLVERAMAAETADTALSAEWLIGDGIALTMIDTVPPEGHLADCKISLRDDGGFELTVGTAEFGNGTSTVHRQIAATALATTVDRIHLRQSDTAHGGHDTGAYGSAGTFVAGRATQAASENLARDLKALASQIAGADPAACAIQNESVVCGKHRLSFAELAEAAKVGGTTLVATGTSEGTPRSVAFNVQGFRVAVNEATGEIRILKSVQAADAGRVANPMQCRGQVEGGVAQSLGAALYEEMLIDEGGRVVNPKFRDYHLPSFADVPRTEVLFADTSDTLGPMGAKSMSESPYNPVAAALGNAIADATGIRFTATPFKPDRLWPALHEKFGGKDS
- a CDS encoding FAD binding domain-containing protein gives rise to the protein MDLNTINEVAHPTSRAQLPVWTAGDAWLAGGTWLFSEPQVHLTRLIDLTDFKWPALTIGESGLSVAATCTVAQLDALACPPEWIASPLINQCCRAFLASFKIWKTATVGGNICMSLPAGPMISLTSALDGVCTIWQAGGGERKVAVADFVAGDQRNVLAPGDLLRQIDIPLAALKRRSAFRQISLTPVGRSAALLIGSVTSEGDFVLVITAATARPVKLSFAGMPKPEELRETILQRIPDGLYHTDIHGKPMWRKAMTQRLAQEIRSELQALP
- a CDS encoding 8-oxoguanine deaminase gives rise to the protein MDPTRAIWIKDPLAILADGAERGIVVQNGRIVELVPKGGQPRTSAVFFEAGDHVVLPGLINTHHHFYQTLTRAVPAALDRELFPWLQALYPVWARLTPDALNLGVTVAMSELLLSGCTTTTDHHYVFPAGLEDAVDIEVAAAKRLGIRVLLTRGSMNRSQRDGGLPPDSVVQDEDTILADSARVVAKHHQRGADAMVQIALAPCSPFSVTTSLMRATADLADKLDVRLHTHLAETEDENKFCEQMHGCRPLDYLDQCGWLNARTWLAHGIHFNADEMKRLGKARTAISHCACSNQLLASGCCPVCEMEEAGVSIGLGVDGSASNDGSNLMQEVRVAFLLQRARYGVGRISHKDALRWATRGSAACVGRPELGEIAVGKAADLALFKLDELRFSGHGDPLAALVLCGAHRADRVMVGGNWVVMDGAIPGLDMPDLIRRHSAAAHAMQVG
- a CDS encoding BMP family ABC transporter substrate-binding protein; this encodes MRKILIAATAVMLTAGASMFGASAAEKLKVGFIYLGPVGDFGWTYQHDLARQALVKEFGDKIETTYLENVSEGPDAERSIEQLVRAGNKLIFTTSFGYMDPTLKVAKKYPNVHFEHATGFKRDKNMSIYNGRFYEGRYIQGVIAGKMSKAGVLGYIGSFPIPEVVMGINATILGAQTVNPNIKVKIIWANTWFDPGKEADAAKALLDQGADVIMQHTDSPAAMQIASERGKLAFGQDSEMIKFGPKTQLTSIMDNWAPYYIDRVKAELDGKWTSEDTWGGLKSKMVVMAPYTNMPDDVKKLAMDTEAAIIDGKLLPFKCPVVGQDGKEVECKGGTHLDDGQVLGMNFYVKGIDDKIPGK